The following coding sequences are from one Enterococcus sp. 4G2_DIV0659 window:
- a CDS encoding YajQ family cyclic di-GMP-binding protein, giving the protein MAAKEASFDVTSEINMEEVKNAIQIAVKEIKNRFDFKGSVADIKLENDKLVVVAEDDYKIEQVKDVLFAKLVKRAVPIKNIHFSTSEKALGGSARQYGDLISGIDKDNAKKINVAIKNSGIKVKSQIQEDKIRVTGKSRDDLQKVIALLRDLELPMELQFTNYR; this is encoded by the coding sequence ATGGCAGCAAAAGAAGCAAGTTTTGATGTAACATCTGAAATCAATATGGAGGAAGTAAAAAACGCCATTCAAATTGCCGTAAAAGAGATCAAAAATCGGTTTGACTTCAAAGGTTCGGTCGCTGATATAAAGTTAGAAAATGACAAGTTAGTTGTTGTTGCTGAGGATGATTATAAAATTGAACAAGTCAAAGATGTTCTTTTTGCAAAATTAGTGAAACGAGCTGTCCCCATCAAAAATATTCATTTTTCAACAAGTGAGAAAGCACTTGGCGGATCTGCTCGTCAATATGGTGATTTAATTAGCGGCATCGATAAAGACAATGCAAAAAAAATCAATGTAGCCATCAAAAACTCAGGAATCAAAGTCAAATCACAAATTCAAGAAGATAAAATCAGAGTAACTGGTAAAAGCCGTGATGATTTACAAAAAGTCATTGCTCTTCTTAGGGATTTAGAGCTACCAATGGAGTTACAATTTACTAATTACCGATAA
- a CDS encoding amidohydrolase: MRFKEQLLQALDQKEEKMIEIRRYLHQYPELSFQEYKTAKYIADFYEGKDCSVRTGVGGNGVVVTIDSGRAGRTVALRADFDALPIQENTGLPFSSKIDGVMHACGHDAHTAYMLVLAETLIELKDAWQGKIVILHQHAEELPPGGAKAMIADGCLDGVDNVLGLHVISNLKNSTVYYHAGSIHTGQSGFKVSIHGRGGHGSMPQDTTDAILAASNLVVSLQSIVSRRVDPFEMTTLTIGSFEASGASNAVNGKVVLQGDVRTLSGEVQKSVEVEFKRILDGIALMYNVTYELEYRHNYPVTVNNEQLTDFVSASLKNSDIPEIEAILDSGAQGPSEDFAYYAQEKPSCYFHVGAAPKDGHFYPHHNEKFMIDENALLISAKAMGAVVADYLEKY; encoded by the coding sequence ATGAGGTTTAAAGAACAATTATTGCAGGCATTGGATCAAAAAGAGGAGAAGATGATTGAAATCAGAAGATATTTACATCAATATCCTGAATTATCTTTTCAGGAATATAAAACGGCTAAGTATATCGCTGATTTTTACGAAGGAAAAGACTGTTCGGTTCGGACAGGCGTTGGTGGAAATGGTGTAGTTGTAACGATTGATAGTGGTCGTGCTGGTCGAACGGTCGCATTGCGTGCCGATTTTGATGCCTTACCTATACAGGAAAATACTGGTTTACCTTTTTCGTCAAAAATCGATGGTGTCATGCATGCGTGCGGTCATGATGCTCATACAGCGTATATGCTTGTGCTAGCAGAAACCTTGATTGAATTAAAAGATGCGTGGCAAGGAAAAATTGTTATTTTACATCAACATGCTGAAGAATTGCCGCCAGGAGGAGCCAAAGCAATGATTGCAGATGGCTGTTTGGATGGTGTAGATAATGTATTAGGATTACATGTAATCAGTAATCTAAAAAATAGTACGGTTTATTATCATGCTGGGTCAATTCATACGGGACAATCTGGTTTTAAAGTGAGTATTCATGGTCGTGGGGGACACGGATCAATGCCTCAGGATACGACCGATGCGATTTTAGCTGCCTCTAATTTAGTCGTGAGTCTCCAATCGATTGTCAGCCGTCGTGTCGATCCTTTTGAAATGACAACATTAACTATTGGAAGTTTTGAAGCTTCAGGTGCTTCAAACGCAGTAAATGGTAAGGTCGTTTTACAAGGTGATGTTAGAACGTTATCAGGAGAAGTTCAAAAATCCGTTGAAGTCGAATTCAAACGTATTTTGGATGGTATTGCATTGATGTACAATGTCACGTATGAATTGGAGTATCGTCATAATTATCCAGTAACAGTCAATAATGAACAATTAACCGATTTTGTTTCGGCTAGTTTAAAAAATAGTGACATTCCTGAAATAGAAGCTATTCTTGACTCAGGTGCACAAGGACCGTCAGAAGATTTTGCCTATTACGCACAAGAAAAACCAAGCTGCTATTTTCATGTAGGAGCAGCACCTAAAGATGGTCATTTCTATCCTCATCATAACGAAAAATTTATGATTGATGAAAATGCGTTACTGATTAGTGCAAAAGCCATGGGTGCAGTCGTAGCAGATTATTTGGAAAAATATTAG
- a CDS encoding asparaginase, producing the protein MKTILVLHTGGTISMSKEADGNVAPNQMNPLLDQEALFEGKVNLIVEPIFNIPSPHMTLERMLELKERIQKAYQEKIDGVVITHGTDTLEETAYFLDITLENQIPVVLTGAMRSSNEIGTDGLYNFISAVWTACSDDSRGKGVLVVMNDEIHTARYVTKTHTTNVATFRTPTFGPIGMIAKERTFFASEVCPQEVCDIQSVDGTVYVIKAYAGMDSSLFDLIDNDQTNGIVIEALGAGNLPPETLPALERMLARNLPIVLVSRCSNGIAEDIYDYEGGGVNLKKMGIIFSRGLNGPKARIRLIVGLNSGKSLHKLHDFLSE; encoded by the coding sequence ATGAAAACGATCTTAGTTTTACACACAGGTGGAACGATTTCGATGTCAAAAGAAGCCGATGGTAATGTTGCACCAAATCAGATGAATCCCTTACTGGATCAAGAAGCATTATTTGAAGGGAAAGTAAATTTAATCGTAGAGCCGATTTTTAACATCCCTTCACCTCATATGACACTGGAGAGGATGTTGGAACTCAAAGAGCGGATACAAAAAGCCTACCAAGAAAAGATTGATGGTGTGGTGATTACTCACGGCACTGACACGTTAGAAGAGACAGCTTATTTCTTAGATATTACATTAGAAAATCAGATACCAGTTGTTTTGACTGGGGCGATGCGCTCAAGTAATGAGATCGGAACAGATGGACTATACAATTTCATTAGTGCAGTTTGGACGGCTTGTTCAGATGATTCACGTGGCAAAGGAGTCCTTGTGGTAATGAATGATGAAATCCATACAGCACGTTATGTCACGAAAACTCATACGACAAATGTTGCGACATTTCGGACACCTACATTTGGTCCGATTGGTATGATTGCAAAAGAGCGAACCTTTTTTGCTAGTGAGGTTTGTCCGCAAGAAGTGTGTGATATTCAATCAGTGGATGGGACAGTTTATGTGATTAAAGCATATGCTGGTATGGACAGCAGTTTATTTGATTTAATTGATAATGATCAAACGAATGGGATTGTTATTGAAGCACTGGGGGCAGGAAATCTGCCACCAGAAACCTTACCTGCGCTAGAAAGAATGTTGGCGCGCAATTTGCCAATTGTTTTAGTTTCCCGTTGTTCAAACGGCATTGCTGAAGACATTTATGATTATGAAGGCGGCGGCGTAAATTTAAAGAAAATGGGGATTATTTTTTCAAGAGGCCTAAATGGACCAAAGGCTCGAATTCGGTTGATTGTTGGATTAAATAGTGGAAAGAGCTTACATAAACTACATGATTTTTTAAGTGAATGA